Sequence from the Corallococcus sp. EGB genome:
TGGGGGAGGCGGGCCCGTTTCGCGGCGGCAAGCTCATCTGGAAGATCAACCAGGACGACGGCTTCGACTGTCCGGGGTGTGCGTGGCCGGACCCGGCGCACCGCTCCGTGCAGGAGTACTGCGAGAACGGCGCGAAGGCGGTGGCGGAGGAGGGCACGCGCGAGCGCGTGACGCCGGAGTTCTTCCGTGAGTGGAGCGTGGCGCGGCTCGCGGAGCAGTCCGACCTGTGGCTGGGCAAGGCGGGGCGGCTCACGCACCCCATGGTGCTGCGCGAGGGCGCGACGCACTACGCGCCCCTCTCCTGGGATGACGCCTTCGCGCTGGTGGCGGAGGAGCTGAACGCGCTGGGCTCTCCGGACGAGGCGGCCTTCTACACGTCCGGCCGCACGAGCAACGAGGCCGCGTTCCTCTACCAGCTGTTCGTGCGGCAGTTCGGCACCAACAACCTGCCGGACTGCTCGAACATGTGCCACGAGTCCAGCGGCACGGGCCTGTCGGAGACAATCGGCATCGGCAAGGGCACGGTGACGCTGGAGGACTTCGACCACGCGCAGGCCATCTTCGTCATCGGGCAGAACCCGGGCACCAACCACCCGCGCATGCTGACGGCGCTCCAGGCCGCCGCTCGCAGGGGGTGTGAGATCGTCAGCGTCAACCCGCTGCCGGAGACGGGGCTCAACCGCTTCAAGCACCCGCAGGAGGTGCTGCACCTGTTCGGCCCGGGCACGGCGCTCAACAAGCTGTTCCTCCAGGTGCGCATCAACGGCGACGTGGCGCTCCTGCAGGGGCTGGGCAAGGCGCTGCTGGACCGCGAGGCGAGGGCGCCCGGCACGGTGGTGGACCGGGCCTTCGTCGAGGGCAAGACGACGGGCTTCGACGCGTACGCGGCGCACCTGGCCACGGTGTCGTGGGACGACGTGGTGGAGCAGAGCGGGGTGCCGCGCGATCAGCTTGAAGCGGCGGCGGACATCCTCGCGCGCTCCGAGCGCACCATCTTCTGCTGGGCCATGGGGCTCACGCAGCACAAGAACGCGGTGGGCAACATCCAGGAGATCGTGAACCTCACGCTCCTGCGCGGAAGCATCGGCAAGCGGGGCGCGGGCGTGTGCCCGGTGCGCGGTCACAGCAACGTGCAGGGCGACCGCACCATGGGCGTCTGGGAGCACGCGAGGCCGGAGTTCATGGACGCGCTGGCGCGGGAGTTCGGCTTCGCGCCGCCGCGCCACACCGGCCTGGACACGGTGGGCACGATCCAGGCGATGCACGACGGGCGCGTGAAGGTGCTCTTCGCCATGGGCGGCAACTTCCTGTCGGCGACGCCGGACACGGAGCTCACCGCGCGGGCGCTCCGCCGTGCGCGGCTCACGGTCCACGTGTCCACGAAGCTCAACCGCGCGCACCTGGTGCATGGACGGCGCGCGCTGATCCTCCCGTGCCTGGGGCGCACGGAGCACGACGTGCAGGCCGCGGGGCGGCAGTTCGTCACGGTGGAGGACTCGATGGGGATGGTGCACGCGTCGCGCGGCGCCGTGGCCCCCGCGTCCGAGCACCTGCTCAGCGAGCCCGTCATCGTGGCCCGGCTGGCGCAGGCGGTGTTGGGGGCGCGCTCGAAGGTGCCGTGGCTGACGCTGGTGGAGGACTACGACCGGGTGCGCGAGCTGATCCAACGCTGCATCCCGGGCTTCGAGGACTTCAACCGCCGCGTGCACCAGCCCGGCGGGTTCGCGCTGCCCAACGGCCCGCGCGAGGGCCGCTTCACGACGAAGGACGGCAAGGCGCACTTCACGGTGCACGAGATGCCGCGCCACCGGCTGGAGCCCGGGCAGTTGATGATGATGACGCTGCGCTCGCATGATCAGTACAACACCACCGTGTACGGGCTGGACGACCGCTACCGGGGCATCCGCCAGGGGCGGCGCGTGGTGTTCCTGCACCCGGAGGACATCCAGGCGCGCGGGCTGACGGCGGGGCAGAAGGTGGACATCACCAGCCACTTCCAGGGTGAGACGCGGGTGGCGCGCGAGTTCCTGGTGGTGCCGTACAACATCCCGCGCCAGTGCGCGGCCACCTACTTCCCGGAAGCGAACGTGCTGGTGCCGGTGGACAGCTTCGCGGACAAGAGCCGCACGCCCACGTCGAAGTCCGTGATCATCACCGTGGCCCCCAGTCCCGAGGCCACCGCCCTGGTGCCCGCCAGCGCCCCGAGGGCCGGGTGAGCCTCGTGTGGTCCCAGGCGATGGGCTCCGCTCCCATGCTCCAGGGCATGGGGGGCTTGCGCCCACGTGCCATTCGCGTGAGCCTCTCGAGGTCCCATGCAGCCGTCGGTTGAACCCTCCTGGCCAGAGCCGCTCCTGGCGCTCCACGCTCGCGTCGCCGCCACGGCGCCGCGAGAGGCCGCGGCGTCGAGCGCGGAGTGGCGCGAGGACTTCGCCCGCTGGGTGCGCGGCGCTTCGCTGGAGGAGCGCACACGCGCCCAGGCCGCCGCGTGGGAACGGCTGTCCCCGGGTGAGCGCACACCGTCCGAGCTCCTCTTCCTGCTGTCCACCCTCAGCGAGCTGCTCTGGCCGTATGAAGAGCCGCGCCTGGGGCTCTTGAAGCAGTTGCTCGCGCGACGGGACGCCGCGGTGACGGCGCTCCGGGAAGCGGGGGACCCGGAGAACGCCGACCGCATCCATCGTGAGTCCACCGTCACCATCTCCACGGTGCTCACGCGCTTCCTCAAGCGCCACCCGGAGGCGCTGTCGACGCTGGTGCGCGAGGTGCCCTGCACCTACGACGGCCGCGCGCTGCGCTTCCAGGACGCGGTGGAGGTGGACCTCAAGTACGTCATGGGCACGGGCGCGAAGTCGGTGGACCTCCTGGAGCAGCTGCGCTCGCTGCTCCCCGACACGCGCGACGGTGGCCGCGACAAGCTCACCGACTTCATCCGCACGCGCGCGGCCCGCATTCCATGGCGTGAAGCCAGTGAAGTGCTGGGCGAGCGCCTCTTCGCGCTGGCCACGTCGCCGGATGGCCGCAGCGGCATGCGCGGCTTCCTCGCGTGCTACCCCAACGGGCGCAAGGAGCCGGACTGGTGCTCGCGCGCGGGGCTCCTGCTGGCGCGCACCGTGGAGGTGGGTGGACCGCCCGCGGTGGTGGAGAACCTCTGCGACCTGCTCACGCTCTTCGACGCGCCCCCGGTGGACGGGCTGCGCGGCGCCCTGGGCGCGCTCGTGCAGAGCGACTTCGAGACGGCCGCGGACCTGGGCCACGCGCGCTTCGTGCTCGACCACTGCCAGGGCACGATGCGCAAGAGCGAGCCCGCGCTGGCGCTCACGCTGCTGTGGCTGGAGGAGCGCCTGTTCCGCGCCTCCGTGCGGCGCGGCGTGCCGGAGGCGTTCGAGCGGCGCACCCGGGCTCGCGCGAAGCTGGAGTCGCTGTCCGGCTTCATGCATCTGGTGTGGCTGGCGGAGGAGTGCGCGGAGATGTGGCCGCGCTTCCGCACGCCCGCGCGCCCCGGGTTGGACGGACTCGTCGCGTGGCGCGCGGAGGTCGCGCGGCGCATGGGCAACAAGCCCGTGCTTCGCAAGGCCGCCATCGAGTTCCTCCTGTGGTGCGCGCCGGACGAGGCCTCGTCGGAGGCGGAGCTGGCCACGCTGACGCTGGTGCGCACGGCCACGGACCGGCGGCTGGTGCGCCGCATGCTGGAGCACCCGTCGCCTCGGGCCCGCTTCCGTGCACGCGCGCTTCAGTCCTTCCTCCAGGCCGGAGCGGGGCAGGGCGCTGCTCCCGTCGAGCCCTCCGAGCCCGCGACGCTGACCGGCTCCCTGCGCCACCTGCACGCGACGCGCTCGGTGCACGTGGGCGGCCGCACGTGGCTGCGCGATCGCGACCTGGAGGACCTGCTGGTGGGCGCGGTGGGGCGCGTGGAGGCGGAGACCGCCCAGCAGCATCCGCGCCGCTTCCGCGAGGAGACGCCGGCGCTGATCGCGGGGATGCTCGACGGCCTGCGGTCGGAATGGGAGCGCGCGCAGGCGGACCTGGGTTCGCTGGTGTCATCGCCGCTGTCGTTGGCCATGGCGGTGCACCGCCATCCTGAAGCTCCGCCGGACGCCGCGTCCGACATCGCCTTCGTCGTGTCGGTGGAGCGCGAGGGATTCGTGCGCACCCGCCGCGTCGTCCGCGCGCAGGTGGCGAAGCTGGAGCAGCGTGGGGAAGGGCAGTGGTTGCCCACGTTCCGCCTGGGCCGTGAGCGCCTGGACGCGCTGCTCTCCCGCACCGAGGCTGCCTTCTGCCTCTTCCTGGTGCCCGCCTTCGTGCGTCCGGAGCTGTGGGTGATGCCGGCCCGCCTGGCCCGTGCGTTGATGGAGGCCCAGGGCGCCCTGTCCGGCGTGCCCCGCGAGGCCGCGCAGGGCGCGTCCCGGCCCCTGGCGCAGTGGCTGGTGTACGACGTGCTGGGCCTGTGGGTGGGCGACGAGCGCCCCGACGTCATCGACGCCTCCCGCGAGGGAGAGGCCGCCGCCGGCTTCGTGGTGGACGTCACCGTGCGCTGAGCCCGCGGAAATGCCCCCGGGAATTGTCCGGGAATATCCAGAAGCCCCGGCGTAAAGGCGGATGAGGGGTGCTGGAACATTCCCGGGAGGGGTCCCGGGTCACAGGTCCAACCGTCGGCTGACGGGATGGCATGCCTCCACGCGCGCGTCGTCGCCGTGTCTCCAGGAAAGCGAGAGGCATTCGTCATGAAGACTTCGTTGCGAGCGGCGTGGGCCCTGCTGGGCCTGGCCGCCACGGCCGCGTTGGGGGCGTGTGGTGAAGGCGCCGGAATGAACGCCGAGCACCGGCTCGTGTCGTCCTCCGGCGAGCCCGTCCTCGCCCAACAGACGTCGGCGTTGTCGGACACGCTGGAGCAGTACGCGGCCAAGTGCGACGCGGCCATCGGTGCGACGGTGCCGGACTTCAACTGCGAGCTGGGCACGCTCGTGCCCACGACGAACCACGTCAACGGCAAGTGCGACCGGCCCAACCGGCTCAACGAGCAGTGCGATCCGGGCAGCCGCTTCCAGGTGCTGAAGGACACGGCGGACGTGTCCATCGTCGCGCACTGCCGCAAGCAGGGGAACGCGGCGAACTACTACGGCGACATCGCCGTCATCCAGACGAACAAGAAGAACGGTGCCACCTGCTTCTACCAGGCGCTGGGCACGCTCTATGGCGCGGACGTGAAGGCGCCCTCCAAGGGCACGGGCGCGTGGAGCTGGAAGACGCCCGCGGACACCGCGGCCATCCGCTGCGTGCGCTGCCATGACAACGGGGCCATCATCCGCTCGCCATACCTGACGCAGCTGACGGGCGTGAACAAGCTGCCGGGCGCGGGCGACTACGGCTTCAACCACGACCAGCCCTACCGCTTCATCGGCGCGGACTTCGCGACGTGGAAGGCCTACAAGGTCGAGGTCGCCGGCAACGTGTGCCTGGGCTGCCACCGCATGGGCACCAACAACCAGCTGGGCTACGACGACGGCGTCGCGCTGGACCTGGGCATCCGCGCCACCGCGACGTCGGAGGTGGCGAAGAACCCGCACTCGCCCGCGTCGCCCATCTGGATGACGCCGGGCGCCACGTACTACGACGCGGACAACGCGGCCGCCGCGGCAGCCATCCGCGCGTGCGCGCTGCGCCGCAACGAGGTGCCGCTGCCCAACACCTCCACCTGCCGCATCACCCAATACACGGACGTGGGCGTCCCCAACCTCCCGGGCACCTTCACCGCGGTGTGGGAGCCGGGCACGCAGCCGGAGATCCAGGCCTACGCCCGCACCTACGCGGAGTACCGCGAGAAGTATGATCAGCTCTGGTCGCAGGGCTGGCGGTTGCACACGCTGCAGCCGTACGTGGTGGGGACGCAGGTGCTCTACAACGCCGTCTGGCGCCCGAGCACCGAGGGGGAGATCCAGCTCTACGGTGCCACGTACACCGCCTTCCGCGCGAAGTATGACGAGCTGTGGCCGCAGGGCTGGCGCCTGAAGCTGCTCCAGCCGTACGTGGTGAACGGTCAGACGTACTACACGGCCGTCTGGCGCCCGAGCACCGAAG
This genomic interval carries:
- a CDS encoding FdhF/YdeP family oxidoreductase, which produces MDQGQDGTGNALAVPAAQPPLEPRAPDVGPVKTVAGGVPAVLSALKHVLGEAGPFRGGKLIWKINQDDGFDCPGCAWPDPAHRSVQEYCENGAKAVAEEGTRERVTPEFFREWSVARLAEQSDLWLGKAGRLTHPMVLREGATHYAPLSWDDAFALVAEELNALGSPDEAAFYTSGRTSNEAAFLYQLFVRQFGTNNLPDCSNMCHESSGTGLSETIGIGKGTVTLEDFDHAQAIFVIGQNPGTNHPRMLTALQAAARRGCEIVSVNPLPETGLNRFKHPQEVLHLFGPGTALNKLFLQVRINGDVALLQGLGKALLDREARAPGTVVDRAFVEGKTTGFDAYAAHLATVSWDDVVEQSGVPRDQLEAAADILARSERTIFCWAMGLTQHKNAVGNIQEIVNLTLLRGSIGKRGAGVCPVRGHSNVQGDRTMGVWEHARPEFMDALAREFGFAPPRHTGLDTVGTIQAMHDGRVKVLFAMGGNFLSATPDTELTARALRRARLTVHVSTKLNRAHLVHGRRALILPCLGRTEHDVQAAGRQFVTVEDSMGMVHASRGAVAPASEHLLSEPVIVARLAQAVLGARSKVPWLTLVEDYDRVRELIQRCIPGFEDFNRRVHQPGGFALPNGPREGRFTTKDGKAHFTVHEMPRHRLEPGQLMMMTLRSHDQYNTTVYGLDDRYRGIRQGRRVVFLHPEDIQARGLTAGQKVDITSHFQGETRVAREFLVVPYNIPRQCAATYFPEANVLVPVDSFADKSRTPTSKSVIITVAPSPEATALVPASAPRAG